Proteins from a single region of Nomascus leucogenys isolate Asia chromosome 21, Asia_NLE_v1, whole genome shotgun sequence:
- the LOC100607225 gene encoding LOW QUALITY PROTEIN: olfactory receptor 5H14-like (The sequence of the model RefSeq protein was modified relative to this genomic sequence to represent the inferred CDS: substituted 1 base at 1 genomic stop codon): MFPFICCILFXRTCSEDMEEENATLLTEFVLTGFLYQPQWKIPLFLAFLVIYLITIIGNLGLIAVIWKDPHLHIPMYLFLGNLAFVDALLSSTVTPKMLMNFLAKSKMISLSECKIQFFSFAIGVTTECFLLATMAYDRYVAICKPLLYPAIMTNGLCIRLLVLSFLGGLLHALIHEGFFYRLTFCNSNIIHHFYCDIIPLLKISCTDSSINFLMVFIFSGSIQVFTIGTVLISYTFVLFIILKKKSVKRIRKAFSTCGAHLLSVSLYYGPLAFMYVGSASPRADDQDMMESLFYTVIVPLLNPIIYSLRNKQVIDSFTKMFKRNNV; this comes from the coding sequence ATGTTCCCTTTCatttgttgcattttattttagaggACATGCAGTGAGGACATGGAAGAGGAAAATGCAACATTGCTGACAGAGTTTGTTCTCACAGGATTTTTATATCAACCACAGTGGAAAATACCCCTGTTCCTGGCATTCTTGGTAATATATCTCATCACCATCATAGGGAATCTTGGTCTGATTGCTGTCATCTGGAAAGACCCTCACCTTCATATCCCAATGTACTTATTCCTGGGGAATTTAGCTTTTGTGGATGCTTTGTTATCATCCACAGTGACCCCAAAGATGCTGATGAACTTCTTAGCTAAGAGTAAGATGATATCTCTCTCTGAATGCaagatacaatttttttcctttgcaattgGTGTAACCACAGAATGTTTTCTCTTGGCAACAATGGCATATGATCGCTATGTAGCCATATGCAAACCTTTACTTTATCCAGCCATTATGACCAACGGACTATGCATCCGGCTATTAGTCTTGTCATTTCTAGGTGGGCTTCTTCACGCTTTAATTCATGAAGGTTTTTTTTACAGATTAACCTTCTGTAATTCCAACATAATACATCACTTTTACTGTGACATTATTCCATTGTTAAAAATTTCCTGTACTGattcttctattaattttctaatggtttttattttctcaggttCAATTCAAGTTTTTACCATTGGGACTGTTCTTATATCTTATACATTTGTCCTCtttataatcttgaaaaagaagtcTGTCAAACGTATAAGAAAAGCCTTCTCCACCTGTGGAGCTCATCTCTTATCTGTATCTTTATACTATGGGCCCCTCGCCTTCATGTATGTGGGCTCTGCATCCCCACGGGCTGATGACCAAGATATGATGGAGTCTCTATTTTACACTGTCATAGTTCCTTTATTAAATCCCATTATCTACAGCCTGAGAAATAAGCAAGTAATAGATTCATTCacaaaaatgttcaaaagaaataatgtttag
- the LOC100606883 gene encoding olfactory receptor 5H1 has protein sequence MEEENATLLTEFVLTGFLYQLQWKIPLFLAFLVIYLITIMGNLGLIALIWKDPHLHIPMYLFLGNLAFVDAWISSTVAPKMLSNFLAKSKVISLSECKIQFFSFAISVTTECFILATMAYDRYVAICKPLLYPAIMTNGLCIRLLILSYVGGLLHALIHEGFLFKLTFCNSNIVHHIYCDIIPLSKISCTDSSINFLMLFIFSGSIQVFSIVTILVSYTFVLFTILKKKSDKGVRKAFSTCGAHLFSVSLYYGPLLFIYVGSASPQADDQDMVEPLFYTVIIPLLNPIIYSLRNKQVIYSFTKMLKRNVEVSY, from the coding sequence ATGGAAGAGGAAAATGCAACATTGCTGACAGAGTTTGTTCTCACAGGATTTTTATATCAACTGCAGTGGAAAATACCCCTGTTCCTGGCATTCTTGGTAATATATCTCATCACCATCATGGGGAATCTTGGTCTGATTGCTCTCATCTGGAAAGACCCTCACCTTCATATCCCAATGTACTTATTCCTCGGGAATTTAGCTTTTGTCGATGCTTGGATATCATCCACCGTGGCCCCAAAGATGCTGAGCAACTTCTTAGCTAAGAGTAAGGTGATATCTCTCTCTGAATGCAAGATACAGTTTTTTTCGTTTGCAATCAGTGTAACCACGGAATGTTTTATCTTGGCAACAATGGCATATGATCGCTATGTAGCCATATGCAAACCTTTACTTTATCCAGCCATTATGACCAATGGACTGTGCATCCGGCTATTAATCTTGTCATACGTAGGTGGGCTTCTTCATGCTTTAATCCATGAAGGATTTTTATTCAAACTAACCTTCTGTAACTCCAACATAGTACATCACATTTACTGTGACATTATCCCATTGTCTAAGATTTCTTGTACTGattcttctattaattttctaatgctttttattttctcaggttCAATTCAGGTATTCAGCATTGTGACTATTCTTGTATCTTATACATTTGTTCTCTTcacaatcttaaaaaagaaatctgataaAGGTGTAAGGAAAGCCTTTTCCACCTGTGGAGCccatctcttctctgtctctttataCTATGGACCTCTTCTCTTCATTTATGTGGGCTCTGCATCTCCACAAGCAGACGATCAAGATATGGTGGAGCCTCTATTCTACACGGTCATCATTCCTTTGTTAAATCCTATCATCTACAGTCTGAGAAATAAGCAAGTCATATATTCattcacaaaaatgttaaaaagaaatgttgaGGTTTCATACTAA